The nucleotide window CAAAAGCCAAACATTCATGCATACACAATAATTACTTTTAGTTTCGCTTTTTTCCTAATAAACTCATTTCCATCATTTTTTATGAAAAACGATGCATTAAAAAAACAATGCATAACAACATCAACAAtgataataaagaaaaaacaaacttttAAAAAGCACTGGTTATTTCgattgcaaatttatttcaaagcgTTTCTTGCTAAAAGTACTGTCGAAAGTACTTAGCGTGCAGGTTTATTTAAAAGTTCATTTAAAAAGCAGAAAAGTTTTATCCTCAGCTTGTACAGTACTTTGTACAACCTTGTGTGATGGACTGGATAGAGATCTACTTAGCAAAGCATCTAAGCAATCACAAAAACAGTtgtaagtaagaaagaaagaatgaaaattTCTGAACTGCAATGCTTAGCTTCCAGACTGAATTAAAAGTTATTTTTACAAGCAAATATTTTGCACCGAGCTTGCAGAGAACGCAGCCTTGTGTGATGGAATGCAAAGAGATCTACTTCACAAAGCACCTGAACAATCCATGCATGCTAACTTTAAAATACAAATATAAATATCATGTATAATTTTGCATAAAAGACAACGCATTATACTTGTCCCAGAAATGTTTTCATTAACTTTTAAATCTGCTAAAAGTGGAGATTTGTTTAAAGATTTGAAGATGTATTTAAGTGTTATACATACatcgtactgttcaaaagtcttaggcaccctattttatatatatattttttattatagatttctattttatgacttctacattatcgagtcagtacaaaaacattttacagttccaaaaattcgttttccagcataaaattaaatgttacaaagaaaaaaaactgtatctgagcagcatattacacaagagagcactttttagatgaaaaaagaaaacataatgaaggctactgggctttggggcaaaattaagaagtgagtatgacagtcaaagtgtccagaagaactgtgtctggttctgtaagatgctcagtaaaaccgacAGCTCATtaacttataaaactgcactcattgttatTTCTTTAAGGCAaagtgtcgtctcacaccaaatattgactttgtttaatttattatggcttactgcttactgtttattgaggtatttcacctgacgtcacagggtcacgtgacgccccggtgtccgccattttgaacgtcaagctagctaatgtcaacaacagtagctggtatgttactgtagcaatgtttacattcagtcatttggatgactgttaaaacctttcagtctcaagtttttcctttactggatttactagtttactgagctagcggcggccggctagcgcgctcgggcaagccggcggctggctagcgcgcgctagctcccagcttgcccgagcgcgctagctcagtaaactagtaaatccagtaaaggaaaaacttgagactgaaaggttttaacagtcatccaaatgactgaacgtaaacattgctacagtaacataccagctactatgttgttgacattagctagtgctaacagctagctgctaatacactgctacaactacaccgaccctaataaaatagttcttggtcattgtctggtaacagcaaatttataaccccccgtctcaacagactaagaagttatttcaatgacatttaataacattttgtttatcctgaggaccgaaagtaaatgaaaatgtgaacaaaccttagctgtaatcagatggcgaccaccggctccagggacgacccgctgatgtaggcatgttacccagcctgacacaaaatatttgtaggcatccaaactcttatacgctttcagatcaatacctgtgtatggcgatggattTTTAACgacaggtatacagatcatgtgggccgaagtcaggtaaagacgagggcttcgtgtacttccgtacgtcagtgaacaatcctggtgaaagcaggtaaacgtcgttctctaagcctgctaacctcaatttttgcaaatacctctccctctgctcaccctgtaaatgccctacgtcgctggatagtgaaggtgttttctgcatctcgctcctttttcttttatgtttttcgtttgtcccttcctcgcattcaaacggattcgagccatgccgtccaaaatggcagcctaacgatgcatcacatgacttggtcacgtgggtgaaatacctcaattgtattttttaatgttgaaacataaacagcatttctttatatgtacctaagacttttgcacagtaggcTACTGTATATAATaacgagaagaagaagaaacctttatgtgtcacatgcacatttcaaacatagtgagattcatcctctgcatttaacccgtctgaagcagtgaacacacacacacacacacccagagcagtgggcagcatactacagcacccggggagcagtcaggggttaagtaccttgcattCTCAAGCCCATGTTAACTtaacagcatgtctttgaactgtggaggaaaccagagcacccggaggaaacccacgcagagacagggagaacatgcaaactccaaacagaaaggaccttcttgctgtgaggcgacagtgctaaccactacaccaccctgcataCTTTCATGCATGCATTTTAAAAAGCAAACAACTTTATTTATACTAAGCTCGTGCACAATGCAGCATGGTGTGATGGAATGCAAGTAgttctccatccatccagccatcaactgtagtcgcttatcctgtcctacagggtcgcaggcaagctggagcctatcccagtggactatgggcaagagacggggtacaccctcgacaagtcgccaggttattgcagggctaacacacagagacaaacaaccattcacactcatggtcaatttagagccacctgcatgtctctggaggaaacccacgcagacacagggagaacatgcaagctctgctcagaaaggccctcgtcgattgctgggctcgaacccaggaccttcttgctgtgaggcgacagtgctgaccaccacACCACCCTGCATACTTTCATGCATGCATTTTAAAAAGCAAACAGCTTTATTGATACTAAGCTCGTGCACAATGCAGCATGGTGTGATGGAATGCAAGGAGATCTCCAGCCATCcaatatctgtagtcgcttatcctgtcctacagggacaggataggcaagctggagcctatcccagcgaactatgggcgagagacggggtacaccctggacaagtcgccaggttattgcagcgctaacacacagagacaaacaaccattcacactcacggtcaatttagagccacttgcatgtctctggaggaaacccatgcagacacagggagaacatgcaacctctgcacagaaaggccctcgtcggtcgctgggctcgaacccaggaccttcttgctgtgaggtgacagtgctaaccaccacaccaccctgcaaactttcattttaaaaagcaaACAGCTTTATTGTGCACAGTGCAGCATGGTGTGATGGAATGcaaggagatctcatctcatctcatctcatctcatctcattatctctagccgctttatcctgttctacagggtcgcaggcaagctggagcctatcccagctgactacaggcgaaaggcggggtacaccctggacaagtcgccaggtcatcacagggctgacacatagacacagacaaccattcacgctcacattcacacctacggtcaatttagagtcaccagttaacctaacctgcatgtctttggactgtgggggaaaccggagcacccggaggaaacccacgccgacacggggagaacatgcaaactctgcacagaaaggccctcgccggccccggggctcgaacccggaccttcttgctgtgaggtgacagtgctaaccaccacaccaccctgcaaactttcattttaaaaagcaaACAGCTTTATTGTGCACAATGCAGCATGGTGTGATGGAATGCAAGGagatctcttaaaaaaaaaaaaacaccacacacatgagggaaaacttttgctgcatttgtTTCAGAGGTGCACTTCAGTGCTCTTTTTAGTCTCGACACTCTGCCTGTCTTCTTTTTTTCCGCGCTGAAAGAAGCTCTTGAAGCGCTCAGGCCACAATGGCCGTTTTGCAGGTGCGCTGCGCGGTAATCGCATCAGAGGCTTTGGGTGATAAATGCTCCCAGCCGGGCGGTTCTCAGGCTCGGCGCAGTGCAGGTGAATGGAGCGCGGcggaggggggcgcgcccccggtGTTTAGAGTCACTATGGAGACCGCCCGCGCGGCGCCAGCCTGACAGGCGTCAGCGAGAGAATGAATGGATGACGTCACGGCGCTGGCGCCCGGCAGTCTGCGGTGGCTTGTTTGGACAAtctgaggagggagagagagaaacacacacacacacacacacacacagccgggCGCTCAAGGCGAAgcacatgcaggaacagcttgtgAAGGAATTTCGAGAGGATTTTGGAACTTTGTGTacagagacaaaaaaaaccccaaacaaactagATATTTTTAAAATCCCTGCAGATTTAAATCCATGCAACCATACAGtaactgtacaaataaacttaagacaggatgcattatgtgcataataataatgtagtggttagcactgtcgcctcacagcaagaaggtcctgggttcgagcccagcaaccgacaagggcctttctatatGGAGTTCTCCACGTCTGTCCGGGTTTGCTTTggattcccccaaagacatgcaggtttggcttaattagtggctctaaattgcccgtgagtGTGagcgcgaatggttgtttgtctctatatgccagccctgcgataacctggcgacttgtccagggtgtacccctcctcttgcccatagtcagctgggataggctccggcttgcctgcgaccctgtagaacaggataatggatggatgatttttttTCATCTTGAAACATGATTTTAATGTATATGATTGCattgctatccatccatccattatgtgtagcTGCTTATAATgctctacaggcaagctggagcctttcccagctgactatgggtgagaggcggggtacaccctggacaagtcgccaggttatcgcagggctggcacatagagacaaacaaccattcacactaatgggcaatttagagccaccaattagcctcacctgcatgtctttgggggaaaccagagcacctggaggaaacccatgcagacacagggagaacatgcaaactccacacagaaaggccctcgccagccactgggctcgaacccagaatcttcttgctgtgaggcgacagtgctaaccactacagcccatatatatctcatctcatctcattatctctagccgctttatccttctacagggtcgcaggcaagctggagcctatcccagctgactacgggcgaaaggcggggtacaccctggacaagtcgccaggtcatcacagggctgacacatagacacagacaaccattcacactcacattcacacctacagtcaatttagagtcaccagttaacctaacctgcatgtctttggactgtgggggaaactggagcacccggaggaaacccacgcggacatggggagaacatgcaaactccgcacagaaaggccctcgccggccacggggctcgaacccaggaccttcttgctgtgaggcgacagcgctaaccactacaccaccgtgccgcccgatatatatatatatatatatatatatatatatatatatatatatatattcagtgtgtcctttttgcatgtcTGATTACTTACTTGCTGCTGGAACATAATTTCCTTGGGATCAATatcaaatctatctatctatctatctatctatctatctatctatctatctatctatctatctatctatctatctataaagaAACACCACATCATGCACCTTTCCCAGGTAAAAGATACCAAACAGAATAGGCTCCTAAAAATCTCCAGAAAATGCACCCTTGATGGCACCAGAAGAAAAAGTACAGTTTATTTCTAAGAGCGTATGAGCAATAGGTTTCTCAGACATATCAGAGATCTGGGTTCAAGGATCTGTGCTACCAAGGCCTGTTTCTAGACTGGCAGCTGTTTTTACGTTATTGTATTTACACACGTGTGTAACTGTAAATGCTCCAACTTTAGAATGATTGcactaaagcaaaaaaaaaaagatggaaagaAATCAAGAACTCTATCAGCATGCATCATAGCACATCAATGTTATTTGAGATTAGTGCATAtccataatctctctctctctctctccctccacctgCAGAGTCTTGGGGCCACGGACAGCTGGATTTCCACACATCATCAGTAAAAGACACACATTTGTTTCCATTTGTAAACCCCCCAAATACAGATTGTAAACTCGATAACCATACCTGCTGTGTGATTGGTCAGAGGAGCTGTAACACCGCCTTTCTACTGGCCCACTGCTCAAAACATGCGCGTACTGGCCACACCCCCAACTCGCTGGAACTAGATAAAAAGCAGGCTGTCTGGTGCAAAGCTCCATGTGACGATCTGTCATCTCAGAAGAGACTCTTCCTGACTGAAAGGACTTACACAACAGCGAGGATGAAAGTCGTGGGATCTACATGCGCTCTGAAGAGCAAGGTCGGTGGAGACGATGTGGTCCGCTGCCTGTCGGATCAGAGCCTGAGCATCTCCAAGTGCAAGCTGCCGTTGCTGGATGAGCACATGAGCGTCTTCCTGCAGGACATGAACAGCTGCTACAGCAAGCTCAAGGAGCTGGTGCCCACACTGCCTGCCAACAAGAAGGCAAGCAAGGTGGAGATCCTGCAGCATGTCATTGACTACATCTGGGATCTTCAGGTGGAGCTCAACGAGCCTGGCAAGAAGATCTCCTCCACTCCACGCAGTCCTCTCACTACTCTTAACGCAGAGCTCGGCAGCATCTCTGTCGAGGTAAATAGACTAGATATATAGACTTGCAGTGTGGCTCGTTTTAAGGATCCCAGTGTGTCTAATCTTGAATGTGTTCTCCTTGCAGAATGGCTGCTCTGATGACAGAATTGCGTGCCGTTAAGGAAGAAGATACACCAGGACAACTCCACTGGTCCCATTGGTGCAACTTAAGAGCATCTCTGACCAACCAAGAAAGACCAAGAGTGCTGCTTCCCTCCACACgccttgaagtgtgtgtgtgtgtgtggtggggtctGGTGATTTCCATCCGGTGTACAGCAGACTGTGGTCAAATCTATGAGGACATTCCTCGGGTCAAATCTCTGAAATATGTGATGATCATCCATCCCTAGATTGGTCATATTTCACATGGGCTGCACAGATGGCTGTCTGCTGTGGAATCCACGGCACCGTTAACAACACACAGCCAGCCAGCCCACtaatctgtttttctttttttgtatactTTGCTTTATTCCCAATGCTTTTATATGGTCACATCTTTAGAAAGATTTGATATTGTGTTCTTATATAAAGCCTTGATTTCTCAGATTGCTGAGCAAAACAGAATGTATTGTATATTACAATGGATGTCTTATTGTGTTTTTACAATGTGTACATATCtatgtggttttttttattaaaacaagACCAAAAAACCCCCCCTTTATTTCTGACTCATGCCTGATTTTGTTGTGTGTATGTGCGCATTTGAAAGTGTGGTGTGGTAGATAATGTGCATGGATGGATTTCTTCCTTCATGCATTATAAATCAGTTCTCACATGCCGTCTGTACATTCacaaagcaaaaaagaaaaaaaagatataaTGAAAAGAAATTACTGTAGTCTACATTCCAATAAACAAGCATTCAGGAATCTTTGGTGAAAACTAGTTtgtagagacgtgtgtgtgtgtgtgtgtgtgtgtgtgtgtgtatggggcgttCATTGAAGCATGCATTTACAGTATTATTACTTCAAAGTCAAATTCCCTGTAAGTGTGACCTGACTTGGGCACTTAATCTGATTCATAATGAAAAATGACAGCAATAAAGGGAAAGTCCTTTTCATGCTGATCAAACACCATTTTGGAAACTTCTTTGCCATTCTGGTACATGGATTAAAAGCTATTTTCACACATGATAGTGATCATGTCAGTGTTACATGGTTTAATCCTGTTGCTTACACTTATTGAAGGGTTTTATCCTGTTGCTTTCACTTATCGGAGGAGGTTCTGGAGTCCGGGAGCGCACGGGTTAAATGTGTTTCAGAGCGCAAAAGCCGATCGCTCTAAGATTTATTCGGTCTCCTCGGTGCAGTGTTTTCCCTCATTTCCCTGCGCAGCTGCACGcctcaccagtgtgtgtgtgtgtgattgtgtgataGCTGTGTGCCAAGCGCAGGAAGGGAGGAGGGGAGCGCGCAGACTGAGCGGCGCCGCGGCGCACCTGGGGAGCTTCAGGTTAAAGCGCGCCGCATTCCAGCGCACACAGCTGATTGAAACATTAACAAACAGTAAAATCCACAAGAGCCCCGCGGCCGCAGATGCGCCAGGAAGACGGCCAAAAGGAGCTCTCAATCCCCTCTGGACACTTTCTCACACACGACTAAAACAGGATCTTtgtattaaaatatatatatttttaaaatcgaCTTTAATTTAACagcaaaaccaaaacaaagctGAAATGTCTGCATCTTCCTTATTGCCTGCCTAGAAGTCCTATACATATCCTATAATTGTTTTACTGTATTCATTGCACCAGATGCACAGAGAAGCTAAATGCCACATTTGATCTCATCAAGAAAGCACGTGCCTCCCTtcttctcctctcatctcatctcatctcatctcctgaaTGCAAATGTATTCCATGCACATAGAATTCTTTAAAGTTTCTTAGCTCAGAACTAAGTCTGATTGGGAAACACAATGTTTTAGAGACAAACCAAAGTTTCAACTTTTCCTCTGTGTCCACAGACAACCAAAATAAAAATGGGTTCAAGAgttctacatagaacctttaaTGGTTCCAGCAGAAGAAAgtaccctttaaaaaaaaagaagacgacACTTGAATTGATTGTTCATGCTTAGTGAAAAATCCTTTAAAATGTTCACTGGAAAATTCTACTTAAACCGGTTTCTGAGTAGGCTTTAAGGGAACGAGAACCTTTAAGGCGTCTGCTATATACAAGGCCCTATCAGAAAGAGTTTGATGTAGAACTTGGAAATTAAAATTGAAAGAATATTTTCTTCCAACACTGAACAAACCATTAAAATGTCTTCTTTTAAAGGGTCTTTAAATGTTTATTGGATAATTCAGGGTTCTATTTAGAACTCTAAGAAACACATTTGTAGGCCCTACGTACGGTAGGACTTGTATGGGTTCCTCTACAGGGACTACTTTGGTCTAAGTTTTCTAAGAGTGCTGGCTTATTTCTTAGGAAACCCTAAAAGGTTCTGGGTAGAAAACTATGACAGACAGTTTCCTATCAAAGAGAGttccaagaaaagaaaagaaaaaaaataaaatcacttccAGAAGTTAAGAATGCTTAAACATCCAAATAAATAGTTGTAATCATGTCCAAGACTAAGTTCTAAATTATCCCAGCCCATCATAGCAATTTTACCCacaataacaaaataataatcctTTTAATACGTACATGTAAACATACATTGCATCCATGTACAGTATAGAAATtatgctttttgtttgtttttggcgcCACCATGCGGCCAGAAACAAGAATCGACACCCGTACTTCAAACACCGCATTCGACAAATCATGTTTAAATATAAATTTTATTTACAACAATATCAACATCGAAGAAAAGAATAAATTGTATTGCGATTTACATCTGGTAAAACATCAGCTTATTCGCTCCCTTGTCCACATAAATTAATCAGACTCTTGCCCAGGACTCAAACCAAACATCGTGATTTCTCATCTCCAAATATATTCATCATGAGCCAACATATTCGACTTGAAAATAAAAGACAAAAGAAATCAAAGATTTTCTGCTGAAAGATTTTAAGAATGTTTGGAGAGAAAAGAGTGATATGTTACCTGTTTGCTAtatcttgttaaaaaaaaaaatctacaaactGGCCTTGAAATAAAAGAATTACATTGGTTGGGTACAGCATGTAGTACAAAATCATAATGATAAGCTTATATGATATGTACCTTGCACTCTGTTCATTCACACAAAAAGACTACTGGTAAGGTTAAAATTTCAACAAAGCAATGAAATATCTGTATCTTTGGATTGTGCAGTTTTTTTAAAGGTAGATTTATGAAGACCCAGCGCTTAAAAGTGAAGCCATTAACGATAGTAACCGCGAGCTCACAGAGAAAGGCCGAGCAAATAACC belongs to Neoarius graeffei isolate fNeoGra1 chromosome 26, fNeoGra1.pri, whole genome shotgun sequence and includes:
- the id1 gene encoding DNA-binding protein inhibitor ID-1; its protein translation is MKVVGSTCALKSKVGGDDVVRCLSDQSLSISKCKLPLLDEHMSVFLQDMNSCYSKLKELVPTLPANKKASKVEILQHVIDYIWDLQVELNEPGKKISSTPRSPLTTLNAELGSISVENGCSDDRIACR